The genomic segment TTAAGAAATAATGTTAGGAATTTTGTCGAAAAATATTTTTTTGACACCCCTGAAACGGCTACAACCGTTGATATATCAACATTTATAGAGGGAGGGATTAATATTTGACTCAGAATAGCCAATACCAGACTTTGTACAACAAGTTTGTCACGAGTGGGTTACCAACAAAGTATTCTTTAGAAGAAATGAAAGAAACTTTTCTATCCGCTTATAAAGAAAAGGAAATTCCACTTCCTGAGTTCTTCAAACTAGACCCGAATATCGAAGATAGGAAGAAGATTTAGAAGGTATTTGTAATTGAAGATGAGAAAATACTAAACTCTATCTACACTAGTGCGGAATAAAATGAACATCTAGCTCAAATTAAATACAATAAAGAAAAGTCAGATGATCATAAGAATTATATCCGGAAAGTGACCATCAAATCATTAAGATGTGGAATGATATTGAAGAAGGAGAAAGAATCAACATCATAATTTACAAGAAAAAATTTTAAAAAGTCCATGAGTGGATGTACGCTTCAAAGAGAATGTCAGCGTTTGATTAAGGAACTTGATATCCTTTTAGGTGTAGAAAGTTCAGCCCCAAACAGTCCAGAATTTCAAAAGTATTTAGAATTACTTCAAGAACTGAATAAAATTTAGATTGTACTGCTCCTAAGCTTGGTAACGGCCAAAGCTCAGGAGCAGTTTTTATAA from the Bacillus alveayuensis genome contains:
- a CDS encoding hypothetical protein (product_source=Hypo-rule applied; superfamily=46934); protein product: MTQNSQYQTLYNKFVTSGLPTKYSLEEMKETFLSAYKEKEIPLPEFFKLDPNIEDRKKI
- a CDS encoding hypothetical protein (product_source=Hypo-rule applied) encodes the protein LRNNVRNFVEKYFFDTPETATTVDISTFIEGGINI